The Elgaria multicarinata webbii isolate HBS135686 ecotype San Diego chromosome 4, rElgMul1.1.pri, whole genome shotgun sequence genome contains a region encoding:
- the GPR63 gene encoding probable G-protein coupled receptor 63 isoform X2, with product MLCWNEHMLGVPVNTTSALPLQDFRSLSVPLQIILSAAMIFILLVSFLGNLVVCLMVYQKTAMRSAINILLASLAFADMLLAVLNMPFALITIITTRWVFGDTFCRVSAMFFWLFVIEGVAILLIISIDRFLIIVQRQDKLNPYRAKVLIAVSWATAFVVAFPLSVGNPSLQTPSKAPQCVFGYTTSPGYRAYVILVVLISFFIPFLVMLYSFMGILNTVRHNAVRIHSHPDSICLSQASKLGLMSLQRPFQMNIDMSFKTRAFTTILILFVVFIICWAPFTTYSLIATFNSHFYQKHNFFEISTWLLWLCYLKSALNPLIYYWRIKKFHDACLDLMPKYFKFLPQLPGHTRRRIRPSAIYVCGEHRSVV from the exons ATGCTCTGTTGGAATGAGCATATGCTAGGGGTCCCCG TCAACACTACATCTGCCCTTCCATTACAAGACTTCAGAAGCTTGAGCGTGCCACTCCAGATCATTCTTTCTGCTGCCATGATATTTATACTCCTGGTTTCTTTCCTTGGTAACCTTGTTGTCTGCCTCATGGTCTATCAGAAGACTGCAATGCGATCTGCTATTAACATTCTCCTAGCTAGCTTGGCTTTTGCAGACATGCTGCTTGCTGTGCTGAACATGCCTTTTGCTTTGATAACTATCATCACTACTCGGTGGGTTTTTGGAGATACCTTCTGTAGAGTGTCTGCCATGTTTTTCTGGCTGTTTGTCATTGAAGGAGTTGCCATTCTACTTATTATTAGCATTGACAGGTTCCTTATAATAGTTCAGAGGCAAGATAAGCTGAATCCTTACCGTGCAAAGGTCCTCATCGCTGTCTCATGGGCTACAGCTTTTGTAGTGGCTTTCCCACTCTCCGTCGGGAACCCCAGCCTGCAGACACCTTCTAAAGCCCCTCAGTGTGTGTTTGGCTACACAACGAGCCCTGGCTACCGTGCCTATGTGATATTGGTGGTACTGATTTCCTTTTTCATTCCATTCTTGGTGATGTTGTATTCTTTTATGGGCATCCTCAACACTGTACGGCACAATGCAGTTCGTATCCATAGCCACCCAGATAGCATATGCCTGAGTCAAGCCAGCAAACTTGGTCTCATGAGCCTCCAGAGACCATTTCAAATGAACATTGATATGAGCTTTAAAACTCGTGCCTTCACAACCATATTGATTCTGTTCGTTGTCTTCATAATCTGCTGGGCCCCCTTCACCACCTACAGCCTTATTGCCACATTTAACAGCCACTTTTATCAGAAGCACAACTTTTTTGAGATAAGCACTTGGCTCCTTTGGCTCTGCTACCTCAAGTCTGCTCTGAACCCCTTGATTTACTACTGGAGGATCAAAAAATTTCATGATGCATGCTTAGACTTGATGCCCAAGTACTTCAAGTTTTTGCCACAGCTACCTGGTCACACCAGAAGACGTATCCGGCCTAGTGCCATTTATGTGTGTGGGGAGCACCGGTCAGTAGTGTAA
- the GPR63 gene encoding probable G-protein coupled receptor 63 isoform X1: MVVSAMLTPGHSGMLNATFVVYENAYGNITTPYFLVRSGTTQPLKYHLGAMVTTEITALTVNTTSALPLQDFRSLSVPLQIILSAAMIFILLVSFLGNLVVCLMVYQKTAMRSAINILLASLAFADMLLAVLNMPFALITIITTRWVFGDTFCRVSAMFFWLFVIEGVAILLIISIDRFLIIVQRQDKLNPYRAKVLIAVSWATAFVVAFPLSVGNPSLQTPSKAPQCVFGYTTSPGYRAYVILVVLISFFIPFLVMLYSFMGILNTVRHNAVRIHSHPDSICLSQASKLGLMSLQRPFQMNIDMSFKTRAFTTILILFVVFIICWAPFTTYSLIATFNSHFYQKHNFFEISTWLLWLCYLKSALNPLIYYWRIKKFHDACLDLMPKYFKFLPQLPGHTRRRIRPSAIYVCGEHRSVV, from the coding sequence ATGGTTGTTTCTGCAATGCTGACACCGGGTCATTCTGGAATGTTAAATGCAACGTTTGTTGTCTATGAAAATGCCTATGGAAATATCACCACTCCCTACTTCTTGGTTCGTAGTGGCACAACACAGCCACTGAAATACCATTTGGGTGCCATGGTTACTACTGAGATAACTGCTCTGACAGTCAACACTACATCTGCCCTTCCATTACAAGACTTCAGAAGCTTGAGCGTGCCACTCCAGATCATTCTTTCTGCTGCCATGATATTTATACTCCTGGTTTCTTTCCTTGGTAACCTTGTTGTCTGCCTCATGGTCTATCAGAAGACTGCAATGCGATCTGCTATTAACATTCTCCTAGCTAGCTTGGCTTTTGCAGACATGCTGCTTGCTGTGCTGAACATGCCTTTTGCTTTGATAACTATCATCACTACTCGGTGGGTTTTTGGAGATACCTTCTGTAGAGTGTCTGCCATGTTTTTCTGGCTGTTTGTCATTGAAGGAGTTGCCATTCTACTTATTATTAGCATTGACAGGTTCCTTATAATAGTTCAGAGGCAAGATAAGCTGAATCCTTACCGTGCAAAGGTCCTCATCGCTGTCTCATGGGCTACAGCTTTTGTAGTGGCTTTCCCACTCTCCGTCGGGAACCCCAGCCTGCAGACACCTTCTAAAGCCCCTCAGTGTGTGTTTGGCTACACAACGAGCCCTGGCTACCGTGCCTATGTGATATTGGTGGTACTGATTTCCTTTTTCATTCCATTCTTGGTGATGTTGTATTCTTTTATGGGCATCCTCAACACTGTACGGCACAATGCAGTTCGTATCCATAGCCACCCAGATAGCATATGCCTGAGTCAAGCCAGCAAACTTGGTCTCATGAGCCTCCAGAGACCATTTCAAATGAACATTGATATGAGCTTTAAAACTCGTGCCTTCACAACCATATTGATTCTGTTCGTTGTCTTCATAATCTGCTGGGCCCCCTTCACCACCTACAGCCTTATTGCCACATTTAACAGCCACTTTTATCAGAAGCACAACTTTTTTGAGATAAGCACTTGGCTCCTTTGGCTCTGCTACCTCAAGTCTGCTCTGAACCCCTTGATTTACTACTGGAGGATCAAAAAATTTCATGATGCATGCTTAGACTTGATGCCCAAGTACTTCAAGTTTTTGCCACAGCTACCTGGTCACACCAGAAGACGTATCCGGCCTAGTGCCATTTATGTGTGTGGGGAGCACCGGTCAGTAGTGTAA